In Aedes albopictus strain Foshan chromosome 3, AalbF5, whole genome shotgun sequence, the genomic window AAACGGGTGAGAAGCGGTGACTCGTTGCGCTGGAAGTTCCGCCATGAACTGCTCAACGGATTTCGGTTTTGTGCGATAGCATTTTACGCAGCCATGCACAACACGACGTGTGACATTTCTTCTTCCCAGAATCCAAAAACGTAGTCGAAGAGTATTCGTAAGGAGATGTGTTGCTGCGTGCAATAGTCGTTCATGTTGACAACGAACGAGGACCGTAGAAAACGGATGCGATCCTGGGAACAGAATTTGGTGCTGAGAATCATATGGTTCCATGGAACGACTGATCCGCCCGCCGATGCGAAGGATTCCATGAGAATCGATTATCGGATTGAACCATCGGAGCGGCGAGTTTGACGAAACCATTCGCTGTGCTTGAACTGCTTTTAGTTCTGCAGAAAACGCATCATTTTGAACCAGCTGCACTAAGGCTAGTTCGGCTTCCCGAAGTTCCGTGGTGGTCAGTGATGAAAAGGAAACTCGCTGCGATCTTGACCACCGTAAATTGGCAAAATAGCGTCGCCAATAGGCAGTTATGCGAAGCATTTGCTGGTAACTGGAGAATCGATTTACGTAGTCTTCAGCAAAAGTTGGTGAAGAAGGAGCAGCTGCATGTGACGTCTTTTTCGCTTCTTTTACTGCTTCCTGATCTATTGAGTCGTCAacgagaattctccaggagtcctTTTGATTTTGCAACCATGGAGGTCCTTGCCACCACTTTTCACATCGAACTAAATCTGCTACTGGAAGTCCTCTTGAGATGATATCAGCGGGGTTTTCACGACCCGCTACATGATTCCATTCACAGTTTTGTGTTCTATGCTGAATCTTTGAGACTCGATTCCCGACGAACGTCGACCAGGTTGACGGCGTGGCCTTGAGCCAACTCAAAACGGTGGTCGAATCCACCCAAAAGTATGCCTTCGAGGTGAAACGCAGGGCTGCAGATACTTTTTCATAAAGTTCGGCAGATAACAGAGCGCCGCAGAGTTCCAGTCGCGGAAAACTCTGCTGTTTCAGTGGAGCGTCCTTTGAGCGAGACGTTAAAAGCGAAACCTTCACATCGCCTGACGAGTTTGAAGACTGTATGTAGATACACGATCCGTAGGCAGCGATTGATGCATCGGAGAAAAAATGTAGTTCTAGAGATGTTGCATCGCGAAGCACGACGAACCGTTCGATTCGAAGAGTGTTCAGCTGTGGAAGTTCGGTGTAATAATCGATCCACCTTTTCTTTATTTCCTCTGGCAAGTCCTTGTCCCAGTCATACTGGTTTCCGTTTTCGTCCTTTAATCCCCACAACGTCTGCATGAACATTTTTGCGCAAACTACTACTGGCCCAACTAAACCAAGTGGGTCGAACAACTTTGCGATGCAAGAGAGCGCTGACCGTTTGGTGACAGGAGAAGCTGGATCAAtggttacttccggtacgacgtATTTTAGCTGGTCTGAGTTGGGTTCCCAATGCAAACCTAACGTCTTGATTGACTGGTCCTTATCAAAATCCACTGATGATTGCATGGCACGATTGTCGTTTGGAACTCCCTCTAGCGTCTCTGGAGCGTTGCTTGTCCATTTGCGCAGCTGCATTCCAGCACTATTAAACATTGCATCCATCTGCTTCCGCAGGTTGACTGCGTTAGCGACTGAATTTGCTCCGGAAAAGAAGTCATCGACGTTAAAGTCTTCACAGGTTGCCTTAGCTGCCAGCGGGTAGTTATCCCTTTCCTCCTGAGCAAGCTGTTGTAGAACTCGAGTTGCGAGGTACGGAGCGGAAGCAGTTCCATACGTTACGGTCTGCAATTGGTAAATCTGCACGGTCTCGGACGGTGAACTACGCCAGAAAATCAAATGGAATCGACAGTCTTCGGGGAAGAGAGAGATTTGTCGGTACATTTTAGCGACATCAGAGATCAGCATGATTGGATGCAGACGAACTCGCATGGTAATTGACCGTAGATCCTCTTGCACGACCGGCCCCACAAGCATGACATCGTTCAAGGAAACTTCTGTTGAGCTCTTGCATGAAGCGTCGAAAACGACGCGAAATTTGGTGGTGCTGCTGTCTTCGCGAATGATTGGATGATGCGGGAGAAAATACGCAGGTTCAGACGCTGCTTCCGTCTCACTGACGCgcttcatgtgtcccagtttcTCGTATTCGCCCATGAACTTCCGATATTCAGCCTCCAAATTCGGATCTCGCTGGAGTCGACCTTCAATCAGCTGAAAtcgacggagagctgtttgccgATTGGTTCCCAATGTTTCCAAAGCGTCCTCCTTGAAAGGAATTCGCACCACGTACCTTCCATCTTCATTACGGACCGTAGTATCGCGAAAGAATTTCTCACAAAACGCTTCCACCGGCGAATAAGCGACTGCTGCATCATCCTCAATTGTCCAAAAGCATTCCATACTGCGAtgaatgggcttcgtggccgtgcggttagcggcgtcagtcgtttaggcgtattgtgagtgccacggagtgagggttcgattcccgctccagccggaggaaacttttcgtcaaacggaaaatcctccactggtccattgggtgttccgtgttgtccgttgcctaatgttagtgaatgttcagtctgtgcaacctctggttgaagacggtgtagtgtcttttttaaataTCGGCTGTTGTGGCGACGTTGCATAATGGTAGATCTCGACTGTCCACCAGAAGTCCCTCCGCTTATCACCCATCCAAATACTGAATTTATTAACGAAGGTAGAGTCTCGCCCAAGGGAATACGACCAGCAACACTGAATAGGTCAAAGAAAACCTCAGCACCCAGCACCAGGTCAATAGCTCCGGACTGATAAAAGGAGGGATCCGCTAGTTGAATTCCCGTTGGTAGAGTCCAATTCGATGCATCGACCGATATCGACGGTAAATCCCCTGTAGCTTTGGGTAGAACGAACACTTCGATGTTGGTGGAATAGCTGGAAATCCTCGACTTTACAGTGgtttggaatttccagcgaacttAGTAGATGCTTGCCCGATTCCTGCAATCGGAAGGTTCACTCTGCTTCGACGAATCCTCATCATCTGTGCCACTCGTTCCGTCGCAAAACAGCATTCACTTCCTGAATCTAGTAGAGCTCGAACTGCATGTTCGCGACCAGAATCGTCGATCATGATAACAATTGCTGTCGCCAATAACACCTTCGTTTTGGACCGGTCTAAAGAAGTGCAGCTCGTTATACCCGTGTGTGCAACAGGTGTCGATAATATCGGTCCCCTAGAACTGCTAGGCTGGGTGGCATCAATCGATGAAACCGGTTGATGGACTGTAGCTGGTTGACTTTTGGCCCTTGGTTAACTGATTCCGATTTGGACTCGAAGCACAACTGTGTGTGGTGTCGCCCTCTGCAATTGCGGCAATTACTTTCTGATGAACAAGTCTTCGCCATGTGACCCCAGCACAGGCAATTCCGACAGAGCTTGTTTCTTCGGACTAGCCCTTCCTTTTCGTTGGCCGTCATTTGCGCAAATGATCCGCACTGATACAGCAAGTGTTGGCTGGAGCAAACCGGACATCgcactatggggaaagtggtggccaaaaatcgaaaaattgacttgctttgaatgacgtgtcttatataccatttgagagccagatagttcaaacctagattcccaatatttcagccctctgtgatggaaactcattacgccacagatatcagactaagaaaaattgtgaaaattgtagaaaaaatgcattttaaacaaatgcagttttctcagtgaaaaaacgATTTTATTTTGGATTTGAATCCACCGATGGAAATGTTATTGTCTGAACTTTAAAATGGGTGTGTTGTTGGGGTtacacggttaattgaaattagtaaaaaatgagtaattattggcaaaaacaacattttttgcctaagttggtctatatctaacaagcagggtcgagcagtctcaagagACCGCCTCCACAGTTTAGTATGGGGTCTATAGTATCTGCGGAAcgcgaatccagctgcggatagctgcggatgagcGTCATTTTGGCCCAAgcccgaaaaattgatttttttgttattttttttgttaactatgattattgattatgcgatcatatacaaaaaaaatcgtaCAAATTAAACAGTGCTTCAAAGGTGGTACTGTTAATTGTAAAATTAAGTCTTAAAAATGTTACACACTTATTtacttttatgttaaaaatgggtaaaaCTGACCGAAAATTATCGTTCCATATATAAACTGTATCGACCCATCTGGACTGAAATACTTCTTTTGTTCACgaaaattttgtttatattttcaatACACATTTAGCAAGAGGGAAAGAAACACCACATCTTATATATTAATTTTACTAAAAACTACTTACTCGTACTTAAAAGACGAGGATAATATTTTCAATTTATAAGTTCGTTTTCAATCTCAACGCTAGCAACGTGAATATAGCACAGTAGTTAATTCAACGCaaacaaatctgaaaataattgtttgtggtaatatggaacataggagcatcgtgttaccacagacaaacagacatatcacttgggacaaaatgcgataaaaatcatcatcacgaaaacataatcgtccaatgctaattgcgttaaaaagggaaacgatgggaaatgCGTAGAGTGAGACGTATGTTTATCTGTGGTGTTActttaaatctaaaaaaaatctcaaatagttAATGCAACAAAAGTAATTGACTATATCAAggcaaaatataattttgttcttgctaaagaagaacgactacagtagacgttctctCAGTGCAaaagctttaactgcaatgctttttaactgcaagtccgctaagtccaacaattttgcagttatcgcaccgctatccgtcataatgaaatgtcaacagcgacgCGATGTTTTTCTCATGCAGCTTTGCTGCAATgtgatgtttttcaaatgcatattgactgcattctgcagcaactgacagttctatgacatctgccagtttttgcagttatcgaatttcattcgttaagtgaaacgtgttgcagttatcgaacgtctactgtacctcaaAAGATGAAGTATGTAGCACAATATTTTTACAATGCATAGCAAAAGGCTCACGcaaaaaaagctttgaaaaataaaacaacgaTTGGCGCGACGCTTATTCGGAACTTGGAAACGATGTTATGTTTGGCGGTAATGTGGACACTATTGAAAAACTGCATAAAGACATAACGATtcaaatatggtgaatttgattggccatattctcaaaaatcgtgaaagtgaatctaaaatgtttacaattcccaaaaatttgtatggaatgatGTCACCTGAACAGAAAAATGAGTAGATATTGCTTGTGAATTTGATTAAGCTCTGTCTCTTGAAacttaattaataaaatttgtgATGGAAATTTATCAATGAAAATGATGTTCTATTTAGCAGTATATTCATTCCTGCAGTATAAAACATGGAGACAAATCATCAACTTAGTTATTGAAGTTGATATGTGTTAAGTAAAGTAATAGaagcatattaaaaaaatatccttTCGACGAGTTTGAACAAATATTACAGTAGTGGGGGGGAGGTGGTGGCAGATAAGTTGGAGGGGGGGCTCTTGGTAGATAAATAATTCTTTACCAAAATACATGATCGATAAAACAATACTCTTATATAACATTTGAAAAATGGAAGGAGGGTCAGATTTGCATcaaagggagggggggggggtgtgcttCCACCTCCAGCTCTCCtgttttatcttatgcatggcaatcttattctagttttgatttgcatttgaattgcctcaaaaataaaatagaaacGTTTAAGTTAATTGTTCAGGAATAAGTAGTTCCTAactggtttaaatactagttatagcttccagatgtgatgaaaatacataaatttgactaatgttatgctaatattactagaatacttccaaaaaatgcggaaaaaccaaaaacatatttttggccaccactttgtatCCGCCCCATAGTGCGTTGTTGAATCCAAACAGGTACTGAGCAGATAAATCAACAAGACGTCCCAATGCTCCGTGTTTTCGCCCAATTGCTTGAGAATTTTCACATTGGTTTGAAACTTGTCGATCAACGTATGCAATACCAATGCAGTTTCCATTTTCATAGCGGAAACTCGAACAACGATTGAACATAGGTTCTTTTCAATCGTCGAAGGTTCTGGTAATGGCTAATCAGTAGATTCCACGCAACGGAATACTGATCGTGGCTGATCGGAATGCTCTGTATCAGCTTTAGCGCTTCACCAGCCAAGGAGGATCTCaaataataaatttttgaatgGTGGACAAGCTCGTCGAAGAATGTACGAGTGAAATAAACAAATCATGAAAATTCAACCAGTTTTCGTACTCCCCGCTGAATACTGGAAGCTTAATGTCCGGCAACTTGATATGGGTTTGACCTGCATTGTCATTCGACGATCCAATACTATTTCGGGCCACGGTAGGCGAATTAGACTGGTTTAACAAAACTAGCGTACCTTTTACACGGTAGTAAGCCCGCTCGAACTCCGTGCGCTCCTTAAGATAAGCATCCAGCACTTCGTTGTCCTCCTCTATCATTTCTAACTCGGCTTGCACTGTGTTGAACTCCTTCCACAGCTCCATCAGGTTTTCCAGCCGCACAGGTACTTCGCATTTGTCTCTCTCAGCTTCGTAATTGGCGACAAAGGTCCGAATCGAAGCAACTGATGTGATGATACTGCGTTTGCGGTTTTTTAACCCGCGCAGCTTCCGCTCAGCCGCAGACATAGCGATGGATGTCTAAAAACGACAGACCGCGTAAACCACACAAGGTTGGGTAACCGCAATAACCTGATTACAGGCAGTTAAATGCCTTGTAAAATAATCCTAATCGGCTCCTCTCTTGGGTTGTAGGTACACAGCAATCGGAGATGATGGAAATTGAAGAAGCAATGACGTCAATCCGCAAGGTTTGTCGTTGTCCTACGGACGTGGCAGCAGGACATCGACCGGCCTAGGCTTCACTGATCGATGGTTTTGGCTCGTTAATCGTGATGGCAGCAATACTCGTCCAGAACAATATGCACAAAAAAGAACAATCTGGTAGAACCATTCAAACGATAGCATGCAATTGAAACCGCACTCACCTTAGTGAGGCATTGTGAATGCCTTGTATGTTTTCTATACAACAGTTGCGCGCGCGACAACTACAGATCGATGGCGATTCCCACCATGCAATTCCTCCGCGATGGCTCGTAGCTTGGGACGGCACGTAGTGGCTGTGGCGGTTCTATTGGCTTGGGTGGACTTCACTCGACAGCCATCCGGCTCGAAGTACCATGTTTGGGGTGTTCGTAAACCATTCTGTAGCAGAGTGGTGTTTGCTTTCCAATTCTGTTTCAGGCGGCAGCGGTGTAAACATCTGGAGTTCCTTCCATACACTTAACACAAATGTTCACATACTGTTCACAATTTAACGTACGATTCATTTAGAACTTGATCATTTCATGCACTTCATTTTATTTATTCGCTTAATCTAATTACTCTTAAAAGCTAGTCGACATCAACACAAACATATTAAAATGATTGGGTGTAAAAGACCCGAAAACTGCCGCGCGGTTGTGCGATCATGCTGCCCGTTGGAGGATCGAAAATGCACTGATCTCCCGATCGATGGTGCCAATCCTCTTTGCTCACCGAGGTCGAAGGAGTTGCTGTAGTGGTATCCGTTAACTGGGAGAGAGTTGGTTGAGTGACCAGTGGTCATCGACAGAGGCTACCCGAATAGAAAGGTGCTTTCGGTTCCGCTCGATACCGAACACTGATATCAAATTGGTAAAGACAATAGTCTCAAAATCTGAACGCAGtgacccgacaaacgagagatgcAGTCCGTTGACTCCGACGCGTCGCAACGGTGCTCTCTTCTGCGTAATTTACAGCTATTTATACTGTAGTTCAGCAGTCCTCTAAACATTGGCGTAGCTTCTTATTTTATCTCACTCACTCTCCCAAACAAGCACAAGAAAGAGAAGGATGCATgagggggcctgtgccccctctttcatccttctctttctcttgGTTTGTGAACGGCCCCTAACTGCAATGCTACGATATCTAATCGTAGCTTAAGTCGGTTTTGGTGTAGTTCCTCTCGAGAATCCTGTAGGCATTCATTCTagcatttatcctggaattcctgctggtattgTACTCAAGATTTTTACGGAACCTAATTTGaaatgccgggatctcagcattttctcaaactttcgccgaaatccgcacagccgagcgctcgcaaacaacaacataaccgagatctcagcaactttgacagttcattactgaGATTCGGCAAttgttttgctgagaatcagttAACAGATGCAGTTTTTACTGAGATATCAGTTTCAGTGTTGTTAAGTTCCGAGAGGATCAGTGAGAGAAACTGATATTTTCTCTCAGTTTGAAACAACCGTTTCGATCGGTGTGTTGGTACAGCCTATATAcaccccaagcaaccaaaagttcggataaaatagcatgtttgggcttaatcagctattcaaaggaagatgaatagcattctattcagctcactttttaagtaattaaccgaacttgagttcacaaaaagtacactggtgtagctgaaaggaacgctattcagcttaaaaataagcttcgaaaaaattaaaagaaaaaattggtcctcaaaagtaatttattattatgagacattagtacatgtgtaatccaaattgactaataccttgaaataatttttaatgtttttttacttactgagaattgaactcgggttctcctcgttgaaagccggcgcctaaccactactccatgtatgtattgttaggcactgcgggattttactcaatgtgctgatatcatttagtagagctcaatcaggttcgcgtgtgaactttctctgaacctcaagccgaaggttcgaaagaagtttacgtggaacttcttgtgaacttacatagtttgacattttcagtttgttttggttcgtaattgaatcaagtgcaaagcaatacattagtgccagtgccaatcattcagaaaagtttataagttttcagtgacaacgatcgcgtcgattaccggcacgCTGGTGCAACAAGTGAGACGGAGTTGAAACATCCGCAgccgaaaaaactccggcggaatcctgggcagaacagttttccgctgcgggggcagcctttgagccacacaatacgggtgctttgggttgattacatgtaagtatgttgaaatattatagtgaaacaaagtgtacttgtgaaattaacacatgctgtggctgctgcgctcgatttACGAGTGATTTAATttaatgagaacttctccccggccccgctgtcgccgaagttccaatgaagttcacttttggtacggttaatatttatccgaactttgagtagtaagttcaaaacaagtccaaaacaagttcggaacggaacatttcaagttgttgtaaaatgcccaaatgaactatatttgagttttaaaggcacgaaaaagttcaacatgagttcggttaatatttgattgaactcggaTTTAAATTTCCACATAAGTTCTTtcagaaccttttttcgactttaatgtcgttttgaagagatgtcaaaagcttgtacatgtatttccaagttcataactaatacataaggaatttttggagatttaagttcaacgaaacttgaattgaaccaaacttaaacttctgagttcattcttcaagtggtatccgaacttttggttgcttgggactgCCACTCGGAAAATGAACAAGTTTACACGTTTAATGACTAAGTTCATTCAGCCGCGTCAACCGAATGGACAGCCGGGCAGCAAGGCCGTGATTCTCTCACGCATTGATCGAAGTCGGTTGTAAACATTGCGGCGCTCAATCACTTGGCGATAATTTTCGCAGAAGATTGCTGAGTGCGTTCATTTTGATCGAATcagtttcttccaaaagttcttgttGATGTAGCATTGGGCAGCAATCGAtaggcattttttcattttttttcgtttcttcCTGTTACACCCAAAGCACTCTATTTCTGCATTCTGTAGATGTAACCAGTTGGATTTCCAATAATGTAATAAAAGGCGTGAAAAATGTTCGCTTAAATAAGAGATTTTCACTGCATGTTCGGATAAGTCCACCATTTGTCCTCTAATTGTCCTCTAATATATCAGCAGCATTTCCATCCCCAAAAGTCCCTGGAAATCCCGCGAATCCCGAATGCGTCCCAGAAGCCAAAAACTAAATCATAAATTAGTACACTTTTCCACACGAACGAATCAAGCGTTTTCCATTTACAATCAGGataattcggggtaatggcttccagtctcttttaattaaaaacggattcttatgctttcatccgacgtttcggacacatttattgtgccttcttcttggcacaataaatgtgtccgaaacgtcggatgaaagcataagaatccgtttttaattaaaagagactggaagccattaccccgaatcaactaTCACAGTCGTATCTCTAAGATCAACTATCACAGTCGTATCTCTAAGAAATCAGGATAATTGACGGGCCTCTGATCATTAAATTTACACCAACCCAAGCATCAGTCAGGGTTCTCCGACGACTGACAATCGGCACATACCATTCAATTGCCCCAGCTAGCAAGCATATGTTCTGGTTtcgtaggtttaaagctttgttcatcattgatgacgtaaaaccaacatagacccaaccgttatccgatgtgggtccagcaGTGCAGTTGCCCAGCATTCGGTAAAAATTGACCTGACTTCCGATAATTGTTCAGTGTGGCGGAATGTTGGTGCTCCGTGCTCAGCTAGTCATTTaagtgacattttttttcaaatggcaaGGAATCGCTTCCTGTTAGATGGATGATCTggttgactgaaatcgttttaagatGACTAGAAGCAAACATAAGTGAAAAGATTTGTCGGTTACTGTTCAAATGACTTACTGCAATACTAACTGTATGCAATACTAAGGAGTaccgctaaaaaaaataaaacatttttttccttcagcaaattcagcatattcgtagttacaCGGTACTGtaccgtgtcaaaatttgagttGAATTCATCAAAGCTAACTATAGTTATATTATCTCAAAGTTGACCATTTTGAttaaaaatcggcgtttgtctgaTCAATTAtgagatagggtattggttcccttcttaagcatgtggttcccattttcatcctacgaaaaacagaggattgaagcgttgtttgttttgtttcttatttttgta contains:
- the LOC134290983 gene encoding uncharacterized protein LOC134290983, whose protein sequence is MSAAERKLRGLKNRKRSIITSVASIRTFVANYEAERDKCEVPVRLENLMELWKEFNTVQAELEMIEEDNEVLDAYLKERTEFERAYYRVKGTLVLLNQSNSPTVARNSIGSSNDNAGQTHIKLPDIKLPVFSGEYENCMECFWTIEDDAAVAYSPVEAFCEKFFRDTTVRNEDGRYVVRIPFKEDALETLGTNRQTALRRFQLIEGRLQRDPNLEAEYRKFMGEYEKLGHMKRVSETEAASEPAYFLPHHPIIREDSSTTKFRVVFDASCKSSTEVSLNDVMLVGPVVQEDLRSITMRVRLHPIMLISDVAKMYRQISLFPEDCRFHLIFWRSSPSETVQIYQLQTVTYGTASAPYLATRVLQQLAQEERDNYPLAAKATCEDFNVDDFFSGANSVANAVNLRKQMDAMFNSAGMQLRKWTSNAPETLEGVPNDNRAMQSSVDFDKDQSIKTLGLHWEPNSDQLKYVVPEVTIDPASPVTKRSALSCIAKLFDPLGLVGPVVVCAKMFMQTLWGLKDENGNQYDWDKDLPEEIKKRWIDYYTELPQLNTLRIERFVVLRDATSLELHFFSDASIAAYGSCIYIQSSNSSGDVKVSLLTSRSKDAPLKQQSFPRLELCGALLSAELYEKVSAALRFTSKAYFWVDSTTVLSWLKATPSTWSTTIPGKQSRNAWFNKKCRWQKTSRVGLRPVSVWDRDQTVPTQTSSLTQSTFISKID